In Falco biarmicus isolate bFalBia1 chromosome 7, bFalBia1.pri, whole genome shotgun sequence, a single window of DNA contains:
- the LOC130152380 gene encoding uncharacterized protein LOC130152380 encodes MAVEDAGKAPAAPKRAWAHSDDTKEATEAAQPGPQLPAGPGPPRSAGGLNDRRPLSFYSVACVLSAHWSAPAPPTPANAHFIGPFESGSDDACSARSSIPCSPEAAAPGRRAAATGRAESRETAAAASPKQAKGKFLGVMGAQDQGQQSATDTSVINPTVPSLPTTLCGNVLDLLPGDKEVTESAMRNSSAESSASKYLI; translated from the exons ATGGCAGTTGAAGACGCCG GCAaggccccagcagctcccaaacGCGCCTGGGCCCACAGTGATGACACGAAGGAGGCGACCGAGGCGGCGCAGCCCGGGCCGCAGCTCCCTgcaggccccggccccccccgctCCGCGGGCGGCCTAAACGATCGGCGCCCCTTAAGCTTCTACAGCGTGGCGTG TGTCCTCAGTGCGCATTGGTCGGCGCCGGCCCCACCCACGCCCGCAAACGCGCACTTCATTGGTCCGTTTGAATCCGGCAGCGACGATGCGTGCTCTGCGCGCTCCTCTATCCCCTGTTCCCCTGAGGCAGCCGCACCGGGTCGCCGTGCCGCAGCCACGGGCCGGGCCGAGTCGAGGGAGACGGCCGCCGCGGCTTCG cCGAAGCAAGCAAAGGGAAAATTCCTAGGGGTAATGGGAGCACAAGACCAGGGGCAGCAGAGCGCCACCGACACGTCTGTAATCAATCCTACGGTGCCATCTCTCCCCACCACACTGT GTGGGAATGTACTTGACCTCTTACCAGGAGATAAAGAGGTTACAGAGTCTGCCATGAGAAATTCTTCAGCGGAAAGTTCTGCTTCCAAGTATCTGATTTGA